From Effusibacillus pohliae DSM 22757, a single genomic window includes:
- a CDS encoding Fur family transcriptional regulator: MQRMGFEETIAQLRANGVRLTPQRQWILRYLKETHDHPTAEQVHHAVSKALGGISLATVYNTLHTLTKLGVIRELSYGDGSSRFDGNETEHAHLVCERCGSVTDVESPGIANIWPPGAGRTGFEIRSYRLEFYGLCEACRVAEQQPSGVQS; the protein is encoded by the coding sequence ATGCAACGCATGGGATTTGAAGAAACGATCGCCCAGCTTCGCGCCAACGGGGTGCGGTTGACGCCGCAGCGGCAATGGATCCTGCGTTATTTGAAAGAAACGCACGATCACCCGACGGCCGAACAGGTGCACCATGCTGTCTCGAAAGCGTTGGGCGGGATATCCCTTGCCACCGTCTACAATACCCTGCATACGTTAACCAAACTGGGAGTCATCCGTGAGTTGTCGTATGGCGACGGGTCCAGCCGATTTGACGGGAATGAAACGGAACATGCGCATCTGGTGTGCGAGCGGTGCGGTTCCGTGACGGATGTGGAGTCTCCCGGGATTGCGAACATCTGGCCGCCGGGTGCCGGCCGCACCGGTTTTGAAATCCGCTCCTATCGTCTGGAATTCTATGGATTGTGCGAAGCGTGCCGGGTGGCTGAACAGCAACCTTCCGGAGTGCAATCATAA
- a CDS encoding Na+/H+ antiporter NhaC family protein → MEPGRAHRISLGLSALPFVVAVSSLFAALFLFQLPIYCALLAGWLTALVIANRHGFSLRSLLAASYRGMTSTSIVVIILLLIGGLIAVWMASGTVAGLIVYGIQLVVPQYLVVTAFLLAFMMSMLLGTSVGTLSTMGIALASMAQAIGIPSGLIGGALISGAMVGDRTSPLSGTLHLLAATVGMKSDETFRSIVRSGTPVFFICLLLYAWLGYQAVDPHTSVQGGAEAVRKLSSVFQLPWWVLIPPALVMLLVACRVPIRINLALGIVLGAVLACTVQGRSLQEIASIAWNGFSIKAPDGSVLLEGGGVWHMMHVVSIILTAGALNGILEMSGMMDRLIGGVLEPIKRQGSLLVATGLISIAAGLIFCNQTLMVLIPGRMLQAKYRELGEPPVRLATALADSGVVAAVLIPWNLHSILCATAIGIAATTYWPYAFFVWMLPLLTIAKGALRLTSREETD, encoded by the coding sequence ATGGAACCCGGGAGAGCGCATAGAATCTCATTGGGGCTATCCGCTCTGCCGTTTGTCGTCGCTGTGTCGTCGCTGTTCGCCGCGCTATTTCTGTTTCAGCTGCCGATTTACTGCGCATTGCTGGCGGGCTGGTTGACCGCGCTGGTGATCGCCAACAGGCACGGGTTTTCACTGCGCTCTCTGTTGGCAGCCAGCTATCGTGGGATGACAAGCACCTCGATCGTCGTCATCATTCTGCTTTTAATCGGCGGCCTGATCGCCGTCTGGATGGCCAGCGGCACGGTCGCCGGTCTGATCGTTTACGGGATTCAGCTCGTGGTGCCGCAATATCTGGTGGTGACCGCTTTTCTGCTTGCCTTTATGATGTCGATGTTGCTGGGGACATCGGTCGGCACACTGTCGACGATGGGCATCGCGTTGGCGAGCATGGCGCAGGCAATTGGGATTCCGAGCGGTCTGATCGGAGGTGCTTTGATTTCCGGGGCAATGGTGGGGGACCGGACATCGCCGCTATCGGGCACACTTCACTTGTTGGCGGCGACGGTCGGGATGAAGTCGGACGAGACGTTTCGGTCGATCGTTCGCTCGGGCACTCCGGTGTTTTTCATCTGCCTCTTGTTGTACGCCTGGCTGGGCTACCAAGCGGTGGATCCGCATACTTCCGTGCAGGGGGGAGCGGAGGCGGTCCGCAAGCTGAGTTCCGTTTTTCAACTCCCCTGGTGGGTGCTGATTCCGCCGGCCTTGGTGATGCTCTTGGTTGCCTGCCGGGTTCCGATCCGCATTAATTTGGCTTTGGGAATCGTGTTGGGGGCGGTCCTCGCTTGCACGGTTCAGGGCCGTTCGTTGCAGGAGATCGCTTCGATCGCGTGGAACGGATTTTCGATCAAGGCGCCTGACGGCAGTGTTCTTTTGGAGGGCGGCGGGGTCTGGCACATGATGCATGTGGTGTCGATCATTCTGACCGCCGGGGCGTTGAACGGGATTCTGGAAATGTCCGGCATGATGGACCGGCTGATCGGCGGGGTGTTGGAACCGATCAAACGGCAGGGGAGTTTGCTTGTCGCCACCGGATTGATCTCGATTGCAGCCGGGCTGATTTTTTGCAATCAGACGCTGATGGTGCTGATCCCGGGCCGCATGCTGCAAGCAAAGTATCGGGAACTGGGCGAGCCACCGGTTAGGCTGGCGACGGCGCTGGCCGATTCGGGAGTGGTTGCGGCCGTTTTGATTCCCTGGAATCTGCACTCCATCCTCTGTGCTACGGCGATCGGCATCGCTGCGACAACGTATTGGCCCTATGCGTTTTTTGTTTGGATGTTGCCGCTGTTGACGATCGCAAAAGGAGCCTTGCGTTTGACATCACGGGAAGAAACAGATTAG